One window from the genome of Antechinus flavipes isolate AdamAnt ecotype Samford, QLD, Australia chromosome X, AdamAnt_v2, whole genome shotgun sequence encodes:
- the LOC127542980 gene encoding eppin-like produces MGFRGCILMLLLLMITSHDYNASMAFYMSKSSWSCPRIKVKCNSKEPSTCSRNRDCRSPEKCCLLNCGKHCLSPSDDPCAESLKTKPCSSPLNRWYFSITKNRCVPLNNGICPEGRNNFQAFDICKKTCLAFGHGEPVKQYKLGSKPFTVMA; encoded by the exons ATGGGCTTTCGAGGCTGCATCttaatgctgctgctgctaatgATCACAAGTCATGACTACAATGCATCGATGGCTTTCTACATGTCTAAATCCAGCT GGTCATGCCCCAGAATTAAAGTGAAGTGCAATTCCAAAGAGCCCAGCACTTGCTCCAGGAACCGGGATTGCAGAAGCCCAGAGAAATGTTGCCTATTAAACTGTGGAAAGCACTGCCTAAGCCCCAGTGATG ACCCATGTGCTGAGAGTCTCAAAACTAAGCCTTGCTCCAGCCCTCTGAACCGATGGTACTTCAGCATTACGAAAAATAGGTGTGTCCCTCTCAACAATGGCATCTGTCCTGAAGGCAGAAACAACTTCCAGGCTTTCGATATTTGCAAGAAGACCTGTTTGGCATTTG gaCATGGAGAGCCAGTAAAGCAATATAAGTTGGGAAGCAAACCATTTACTGTGATGGCTTAG